A window of Pelagicoccus enzymogenes contains these coding sequences:
- a CDS encoding proton-conducting transporter membrane subunit produces MNTLIAFTLLSIPLAYLVWLFFPSRSLNRRGARSAVWAERIAWGTLLAAGASVALWMANGRAPSTWGLGFESFLGIRFDALSTPLLVLVCFLAAIILRFSRNYMAGDPRKGEFVKWICATLGCVLALILAPGLIQFAAAWIGTSLSLHRLLVYFPNRPGTLFSARKKFLLSRIADIAVIAAFVGLYQTIGSQNFSAIFAQMSAESERLLWIGSLIALAAVLKSAQFPFHTWLPDTMGTPTPVSALMHAGIINAGGVLLIRFAPVFVAAPGPLYAVAVVGALTAVFASFVMLSQTSVKRGLAYSTIAQMGFMLMQCGLGAFHLALLHILAHSLYKAHSFLSSGSTVHTIDTLSTDSKAKREVHLPLFAAVAISFIIVFGLAWAFGINPSQKPGMIALGVVVAMATTQLLLRQLRRDVSPACILRVTAVAFSVATVYLVLASLAAWWMEPSLTPAPLTSKGFELTVAGIMFLALATTLQLQIGSRILIPLRLRDALYVHALNGFYINILANRILKLVKLQPKRA; encoded by the coding sequence ATGAACACGCTCATCGCATTCACCTTGCTCTCAATCCCTCTCGCCTACCTTGTCTGGCTCTTTTTTCCGTCTCGTTCGCTGAACAGACGCGGAGCCCGTTCCGCTGTCTGGGCGGAGCGAATCGCCTGGGGAACGCTGCTCGCAGCCGGCGCCAGCGTGGCGCTCTGGATGGCAAACGGCCGGGCTCCCTCAACTTGGGGACTGGGCTTCGAAAGTTTCCTTGGGATTCGCTTCGACGCGCTTTCCACCCCTTTGCTAGTTCTGGTGTGTTTCCTGGCAGCCATCATCCTTCGCTTTTCGCGCAACTACATGGCAGGTGATCCTCGCAAAGGAGAGTTCGTGAAGTGGATCTGTGCCACGCTTGGTTGCGTACTGGCCCTGATCTTGGCTCCCGGGCTGATCCAGTTCGCCGCCGCATGGATCGGCACCAGCCTTAGCTTGCATCGCCTGCTGGTCTATTTTCCCAACCGGCCCGGTACTTTGTTCTCGGCCCGCAAGAAATTCCTCTTGAGCCGCATCGCCGACATCGCAGTGATCGCCGCCTTCGTAGGCCTCTACCAAACCATCGGCAGTCAAAATTTCAGCGCTATCTTCGCCCAAATGTCGGCAGAGTCCGAGCGGCTGCTGTGGATCGGTTCGCTCATCGCTTTGGCAGCCGTCTTGAAATCAGCCCAATTCCCATTCCACACCTGGCTTCCCGACACCATGGGAACTCCCACTCCCGTCTCCGCACTCATGCACGCGGGCATCATCAACGCAGGCGGCGTGCTGCTGATCCGTTTCGCTCCCGTTTTCGTGGCGGCTCCCGGCCCGCTCTACGCGGTCGCTGTCGTAGGAGCCCTCACCGCAGTCTTCGCCTCCTTTGTGATGCTCTCGCAAACCAGCGTGAAACGCGGACTGGCTTATTCGACAATCGCCCAAATGGGCTTCATGCTCATGCAATGCGGACTTGGAGCCTTTCACTTAGCCTTGCTGCACATTCTCGCCCACTCTCTCTATAAAGCGCACTCCTTTCTCTCTTCCGGATCGACCGTTCACACTATTGATACCTTGTCGACCGACTCTAAAGCGAAGCGCGAGGTACACCTTCCGCTCTTCGCTGCTGTCGCCATCTCCTTCATCATCGTCTTCGGACTAGCCTGGGCGTTTGGAATCAACCCGAGCCAAAAGCCCGGAATGATCGCTCTCGGAGTTGTGGTCGCCATGGCAACCACCCAGCTGCTCCTACGTCAACTCCGTCGCGACGTGAGTCCCGCATGCATCCTTCGCGTAACTGCGGTAGCCTTTTCGGTCGCTACCGTATACCTCGTTCTCGCATCGCTAGCAGCCTGGTGGATGGAGCCGTCGCTAACGCCTGCCCCGCTAACGAGCAAGGGATTCGAGCTCACCGTGGCTGGAATCATGTTCCTCGCTCTCGCTACTACGCTGCAACTGCAGATCGGCAGTCGCATTCTCATCCCGCTCCGCCTCCGAGACGCCCTCTACGTACACGCACTCAACGGTTTCTACATCAACATATTGGCCAACCGAATCCTTAAGCTCGTAAAGCTTCAGCCAAAACGCGCCTAA
- a CDS encoding YbcC family protein: MMNTIDKLSSQIDQACRAIAPLWPLKHFVAVNPFVGYADRPFSETSEHLKQVHGDYPLPKISWFLEQYRENKIETSKIVEAIAHASDEIRRAFANKEVELKLETFLQESIEPFLEEEVPYQLETFSSYVDKREGSQWNHLLKQEAAKWCAAHFDKGQSSWRSPWCHLSFFEAWRKSVKIDKSLDCSEIYDTRKVLAKIPHEPLQAIAYAMDVLQIPQERVADILERTLLKLTGWGGYLRYLDRENELRGNDSDYGLQLLAVLLSYEVILHHNLKSDHDRMLGWQRSLQEDLSDTGETSIPFDLALRLLWQESLERSIEKSFQQAIQPAIPDSNDRPTLQAVFCIDVRSERFRRALESVMPKAQTIGFAGFFGIPAEHHIPGKPSAQALCPALLAPPVKTARSLSDLTGEKWQRLEFEQTAAIDRKRAWKGFRESASSCFTFVETFGLSYAYKIIKDAFGMAVSQRKPATALPHFAQAMQPADRVNLAESILRGINLTQNFAKRVLICGHGGECANNPYASSLDCGACGGHAGDVNARLAANLLNQNSVRQGLEARGINIPEDTTFIAGLHNTTTDEVTLFDAETKPTLDLEKALAQAGDICLLQRVADLDTSVKKPSLSKIRAKSRDWSQVRPEWGLAGNAAFIVAPRSWTQQSNLSGKAFLHEYDPQADPEGALLNGILGGPLVVGSWINLQYYASSTDNNVYGSGHKAIHNVVGGIGVALGNEYDLRPGLPLQSVSDGTHLVHTPCRLHACIAANPATLDKILEQQPHLKDLVTNGWIHMISLGEDGSQWLKLQANGTWTDSQREIEEEAQV; encoded by the coding sequence ATGATGAATACAATAGATAAACTTTCTTCCCAAATCGACCAAGCTTGCCGAGCTATCGCTCCCTTGTGGCCACTGAAGCACTTCGTCGCAGTGAATCCATTTGTCGGATACGCGGATCGTCCCTTCAGCGAGACTTCCGAACACCTGAAGCAAGTACACGGTGACTATCCGCTCCCAAAGATCAGCTGGTTCCTAGAGCAATACAGAGAAAACAAGATCGAAACTTCCAAGATCGTAGAAGCCATCGCTCACGCAAGCGATGAGATTCGCCGTGCCTTCGCGAACAAGGAAGTCGAACTGAAGCTCGAAACGTTCCTGCAAGAGAGCATTGAACCTTTTCTCGAAGAAGAGGTTCCGTATCAACTGGAGACCTTCTCTTCATATGTCGACAAGCGGGAGGGAAGCCAATGGAACCACTTGTTGAAGCAAGAAGCTGCTAAGTGGTGCGCTGCCCATTTCGACAAAGGTCAATCGTCTTGGCGATCTCCTTGGTGTCATCTCAGCTTCTTCGAAGCATGGAGAAAGTCCGTCAAAATCGACAAGTCCCTCGATTGTAGCGAAATTTATGATACGCGGAAAGTCCTAGCGAAGATACCGCACGAACCCCTGCAAGCCATCGCTTATGCCATGGATGTCTTGCAGATCCCCCAAGAGCGCGTCGCCGACATCTTGGAGCGTACCCTGCTGAAACTGACGGGCTGGGGTGGCTACCTAAGATACCTTGATCGGGAAAACGAGCTGCGCGGCAACGATAGCGACTACGGGCTGCAATTGCTCGCGGTGCTCCTCAGCTACGAGGTTATCCTGCACCATAACCTGAAATCCGATCACGACAGAATGCTCGGCTGGCAACGCAGCTTGCAAGAGGACCTAAGCGATACTGGCGAGACCAGCATCCCGTTCGATCTTGCTCTCCGCCTCCTCTGGCAGGAGAGCCTCGAACGTTCTATCGAAAAGTCGTTCCAACAAGCGATTCAGCCGGCGATCCCGGACAGCAACGACAGGCCTACACTGCAGGCTGTATTCTGCATCGACGTACGTTCCGAGCGTTTTCGCAGAGCCCTCGAGTCGGTGATGCCCAAGGCTCAAACCATAGGCTTCGCTGGATTCTTCGGAATTCCTGCCGAGCATCACATCCCTGGCAAACCCAGCGCTCAAGCGCTCTGTCCCGCTCTTCTGGCACCCCCCGTAAAAACGGCTCGCTCCCTAAGCGACCTAACCGGGGAAAAATGGCAACGTCTGGAATTCGAGCAAACCGCCGCCATCGATCGAAAGCGCGCCTGGAAAGGGTTCCGCGAATCAGCATCGTCCTGCTTCACTTTTGTGGAGACGTTCGGCTTGAGCTACGCGTACAAGATAATCAAGGACGCGTTTGGCATGGCAGTTTCGCAAAGGAAGCCAGCAACGGCACTTCCCCATTTCGCCCAAGCGATGCAGCCGGCCGATCGGGTCAATCTGGCCGAAAGCATTTTGCGTGGCATCAACCTGACTCAAAACTTCGCAAAGAGAGTACTGATCTGCGGCCACGGAGGTGAGTGCGCTAACAATCCCTACGCTTCCAGCCTCGACTGTGGAGCTTGTGGCGGCCATGCCGGCGACGTAAACGCGCGTCTCGCAGCGAACCTCCTAAATCAAAACAGCGTCCGTCAGGGACTTGAAGCACGGGGAATCAACATCCCAGAGGATACTACCTTCATCGCCGGTCTCCACAATACCACTACGGATGAGGTAACTCTTTTCGATGCGGAAACGAAACCAACCTTGGACTTGGAGAAGGCCTTAGCCCAAGCCGGTGACATTTGCCTGCTGCAGCGTGTCGCAGACTTGGATACGAGCGTGAAAAAACCGTCGTTGAGCAAAATCAGGGCAAAGAGTCGCGACTGGTCGCAAGTGCGGCCGGAGTGGGGGCTCGCTGGAAACGCAGCCTTCATCGTGGCACCTCGCTCATGGACACAGCAAAGCAACCTCTCCGGAAAAGCGTTTCTCCACGAATACGATCCGCAAGCCGACCCTGAGGGAGCGCTCCTTAACGGTATCCTCGGCGGCCCGCTCGTAGTGGGTAGCTGGATCAACCTGCAGTACTACGCTTCCTCCACCGACAACAATGTTTACGGCAGCGGTCATAAGGCGATCCACAATGTAGTTGGCGGAATCGGGGTAGCCCTCGGCAATGAATACGACCTACGTCCCGGCTTGCCGCTGCAGTCGGTCTCAGACGGTACTCACCTCGTGCATACGCCCTGCCGCTTGCACGCCTGTATCGCAGCAAATCCGGCGACCCTCGACAAGATCCTCGAACAGCAACCCCACTTAAAGGACCTAGTAACCAATGGGTGGATACACATGATATCTCTTGGCGAGGACGGATCCCAGTGGCTCAAGCTCCAAGCGAACGGAACATGGACCGACTCGCAGCGAGAGATTGAAGAGGAGGCTCAAGTTTAG
- a CDS encoding LysR family transcriptional regulator, with amino-acid sequence MSQLNYHHLRYFLAIAREGNLTRAARRLKVSQSALSIQLKKLEESLDCSLFEREHKSLMLTEEGRMVMSYADSIFRSGEEMLATLRNRGGRFRKVLRVGAVATLSKNFQIGFLKEALDDQELEVVIYSASIRELISQLKAHTIDLVLSNSSVPREIEPTTRSILLAEQSVSLVAGGELALPAKFKFPDDLENVPVVLPSLESGIRSSFDLLMERAGMSPLIAAEANDMAMLRLMAKEAKAVSLVPPIVVQDELQSGELIEICKIPSVRERFYAITTKRRFPNPYLARLLGNNEDVDG; translated from the coding sequence ATGAGTCAGCTCAACTATCACCACTTGCGCTACTTTTTGGCGATCGCCCGCGAAGGGAATCTCACGCGAGCGGCCCGGCGGCTTAAGGTTTCGCAGTCGGCATTGAGTATTCAGCTGAAGAAACTGGAGGAGAGTTTGGATTGCTCCTTGTTCGAGCGAGAACACAAGTCGCTAATGCTGACCGAAGAGGGACGCATGGTGATGAGCTATGCGGACTCGATCTTTCGATCTGGGGAGGAAATGCTGGCCACCCTACGCAATCGAGGCGGTCGGTTTCGCAAAGTGTTACGGGTGGGGGCTGTGGCGACGCTCTCCAAGAACTTCCAGATAGGATTTCTTAAGGAAGCGCTTGATGACCAAGAGCTTGAAGTTGTGATCTACTCGGCGAGCATTCGAGAGTTAATCAGTCAACTGAAAGCCCACACTATCGACTTGGTGCTTTCCAATAGTTCGGTTCCCAGAGAAATCGAACCGACCACCCGCAGCATCCTGCTGGCGGAACAGAGTGTTAGCTTGGTGGCGGGAGGAGAGTTGGCTCTGCCGGCGAAATTCAAGTTTCCTGATGATCTGGAGAACGTCCCGGTGGTGCTGCCCAGCTTGGAAAGCGGTATTCGCTCAAGTTTCGACTTGTTGATGGAACGGGCCGGCATGTCTCCCTTGATCGCTGCCGAAGCGAACGACATGGCGATGTTGCGTTTGATGGCCAAGGAAGCCAAAGCGGTCTCGCTGGTACCTCCCATCGTCGTGCAAGACGAGCTGCAGTCGGGTGAGTTGATCGAAATCTGCAAGATCCCTTCAGTACGCGAACGGTTTTACGCGATCACAACCAAGAGACGTTTTCCTAACCCTTACCTCGCTCGTCTGTTGGGGAACAACGAGGATGTCGACGGGTGA
- a CDS encoding type II toxin-antitoxin system RelE family toxin has product MSWDYRITDWAIKQLRKLGPEASRRVIAFLDERIKDSADPRQFGKALRGELGEFWRYRVGDYRVLCRIEDGEFVVLVVKVGHRSDVYD; this is encoded by the coding sequence GTGAGCTGGGACTATAGGATCACCGACTGGGCAATCAAACAGCTGCGCAAGCTAGGCCCCGAAGCCAGCCGTCGCGTAATCGCCTTTCTCGACGAACGCATTAAGGACAGTGCGGACCCTCGCCAGTTTGGCAAAGCTCTCCGAGGCGAACTCGGAGAGTTTTGGCGTTACAGGGTAGGCGACTACCGAGTCCTCTGCCGGATAGAGGACGGCGAGTTCGTCGTCTTGGTCGTCAAAGTCGGACACCGAAGCGACGTCTACGACTGA